From the Equus przewalskii isolate Varuska chromosome 19, EquPr2, whole genome shotgun sequence genome, one window contains:
- the APOM gene encoding apolipoprotein M — protein sequence MFHQIWAALLYLYAILLNSFYQCPEYSQLTTQGVDGKEFPEPHLGRWYFIAGAAPTKEDLATFDPVDNIVFNMAADSVPLQLRLRATIRTKNGLCVPRKWIYHLTEGSTDLRTEGRPDMKTKLFSSSCPGGIMLKETGQGYQRFLLYNRSPHPPEKCVEEFQSLTSCLDSKAFLLTPRNQEACELSNN from the exons ATGTTCCACCAAATTTGGGCAGCTCTACTCTACCTCTATGCCATTCTCCTTAACTCCTTCTACCAGTGCCCTGAGTACAGTCAACTGACAACTCAGGGAGTGGATGGGAAAGAG TTCCCAGAGCCCCACCTGGGCCGGTGGTACTTTATCGCAGGGGCAGCTCCCACCAAGGAGGACTTGGCGACTTTTGACCCTGTGGACAACATTGTCTTCAACATGGCTGCAGACTCTGTCCCCCTGCAGCTCCGGCTGCGTGCTACCATCCGCAC GAAAAATGGGTTGTGTGTGCCCCGGAAATGGATTTACCACCTGACTGAGGGGAGCACAGATCTCAGAACCGAAG GCCGGCCGGACATGAAGACCAAGCTCTTCTCCAGCTCGTGCCCAGGTGGAATCATGCTGAAAGAGACGGGCCAGGGTTACCAGCGCTTCCTCCTCTACA ATCGCTCGCCACACCCTCCTGAGAAGTGTGTGGAGGAATTCCAGTCCCTGACCTCCTGCCTGGACTCCAAGGCCTTCTTACTGACTCCCAGGAATCAAG AGGCCTGCGAGCTCTCCAATAACTGA
- the C19H6orf47 gene encoding uncharacterized protein C6orf47 homolog isoform X2 gives MFLRRLSGWLPRPWGRRKPTRPDVPAPELRQVDSSSENSGSDWDSAPETMGDGGPPKTKDPGAQRSSGAAAEPSKESQVEQLGSKRTDSFKWDKTVSSTRESGRLESGGAIPKLGWDPVDSGGTRPGVSPEERLSTSGPEATVEKPGRRQKLLGWLREPGGGTGAPSKFLGGPEECLQISTNLTLHLLELLASALLGLCSRPLRAALDALGLRGPLGLWLHGLLSFLAALHGLHAVLSLLTAHPLHFACLFGLLQALVLAVSLREPSGDEEATDMEDEKLGKEVSTPTKSIR, from the exons ATGTTCCTGCGACGGCTCAGTGGGTGGCTACCTCGCCCCTGGGGCCGCCGGAAACCAACAAGGCCTGATGTGCCTGCCCCAGAACTCAGACAGGTGGACAGCTCCTCTGAGAATTCAGGGAGCGACTGGGACAGTGCCCCAGAAACCATGGGAGATGGAGGGCCTCCCAAGACCAAGGACCCAGGGGCGCAGAGGAGCTCTGGGGCTGCTGCAGAACCAAGCAAGGAGTCCCAAGTTGAGCAACTGGGGAGCAAAAGAACAGATTCCTTCAAGTGGGACAAGACTGTCTCTAGCACTCGAGAGTCTGGGAGACTGGAGTCTGGAGGGGCCATTCCCAAACTGGGATGGGATCCTGTGGACTCAGGTGGCACCAGACCTGGAGTGTCCCCTGAAGAGCGACTGAGCACCTCTGGGCCTGAAGCCACGGTGGAGAAGCCTGGCCGGCGTCAGAAGCTGCTAGGCTGGCTGCGAGAACCAGGTGGAGGAACAGGGGCTCCCTCGAAGTTCCTGGGGGGCCCAGAGGAGTGTCTGCAGATCTCTACCAACCTGACCCTGCACCTGCTGGAGCTGCTGGCCTCAGCCCTGCTGGGGCTGTGCTCACGGCCACTGCGGGCAGCCTTGGACGCATTGGGCCTGCGTGGACCGTTGGGCCTCTGGCTGCATGGGCTACTGTCCTTCTTGGCTGCCCTGCATGGGCTCCACGCCGTGCTGAGCCTACTTACTGCTCACCCCCTGCACTTTGCCTGCCTCTTTGGTCTCCTACAGGCCCTGGTGCTAGCTGTCAGCCTCCGGGAGCCCAGTGGGGATGAGGAGGCCACTGACATGGAGGATGAGAAGTTGGGGAAGGAGG TCTCAACTCCCACCAAATCCATCAGATGA
- the C19H6orf47 gene encoding uncharacterized protein C6orf47 homolog isoform X1 produces MFLRRLSGWLPRPWGRRKPTRPDVPAPELRQVDSSSENSGSDWDSAPETMGDGGPPKTKDPGAQRSSGAAAEPSKESQVEQLGSKRTDSFKWDKTVSSTRESGRLESGGAIPKLGWDPVDSGGTRPGVSPEERLSTSGPEATVEKPGRRQKLLGWLREPGGGTGAPSKFLGGPEECLQISTNLTLHLLELLASALLGLCSRPLRAALDALGLRGPLGLWLHGLLSFLAALHGLHAVLSLLTAHPLHFACLFGLLQALVLAVSLREPSGDEEATDMEDEKLGKEGEEQRGDPGKGL; encoded by the coding sequence ATGTTCCTGCGACGGCTCAGTGGGTGGCTACCTCGCCCCTGGGGCCGCCGGAAACCAACAAGGCCTGATGTGCCTGCCCCAGAACTCAGACAGGTGGACAGCTCCTCTGAGAATTCAGGGAGCGACTGGGACAGTGCCCCAGAAACCATGGGAGATGGAGGGCCTCCCAAGACCAAGGACCCAGGGGCGCAGAGGAGCTCTGGGGCTGCTGCAGAACCAAGCAAGGAGTCCCAAGTTGAGCAACTGGGGAGCAAAAGAACAGATTCCTTCAAGTGGGACAAGACTGTCTCTAGCACTCGAGAGTCTGGGAGACTGGAGTCTGGAGGGGCCATTCCCAAACTGGGATGGGATCCTGTGGACTCAGGTGGCACCAGACCTGGAGTGTCCCCTGAAGAGCGACTGAGCACCTCTGGGCCTGAAGCCACGGTGGAGAAGCCTGGCCGGCGTCAGAAGCTGCTAGGCTGGCTGCGAGAACCAGGTGGAGGAACAGGGGCTCCCTCGAAGTTCCTGGGGGGCCCAGAGGAGTGTCTGCAGATCTCTACCAACCTGACCCTGCACCTGCTGGAGCTGCTGGCCTCAGCCCTGCTGGGGCTGTGCTCACGGCCACTGCGGGCAGCCTTGGACGCATTGGGCCTGCGTGGACCGTTGGGCCTCTGGCTGCATGGGCTACTGTCCTTCTTGGCTGCCCTGCATGGGCTCCACGCCGTGCTGAGCCTACTTACTGCTCACCCCCTGCACTTTGCCTGCCTCTTTGGTCTCCTACAGGCCCTGGTGCTAGCTGTCAGCCTCCGGGAGCCCAGTGGGGATGAGGAGGCCACTGACATGGAGGATGAGAAGTTGGGGAAGGAGGgtgaggagcagaggggagacCCAGGAAAGGGGCTGTGA